The following is a genomic window from Aminiphilus circumscriptus DSM 16581.
TTTCAGTGCGGTGTCCGGCCCATGTGCTCATGGTCCTCGCCTCTTTTCCTTTCGGAAGCGCTGAATAAAGGCCTTTCACTTTCCCTTGACTCGGTCGCGTCAGGCTCTGCGAGGCGCCCTGCGGAGCTGACGCAGCCTTATAGGGAACATGCTCAACCCCTTTGGCAAGGCCCTCGCAGAAGAGGGGCTTCGAAGGCGGGATAAGCCGTTACCGTGTCTCGTGCGCAGGGTCAGGGCGATGTGCACGGCTTATTTCGTTCAGGCGGTGCGCCCCTCTTCCTGCTGCCGCTTGCGCTCGATCTTCTTGCGGGTCTCCGCGTCGAGAACGGCCTTGCGGATCCGAATGGAGCGGGGGGTGATCTCCACGAGTTCATCGTCGGCGATCCACTCCAGTGCCGCGTCGAGGCTCATCTTCCGCGGCACGTTGAGCACCACCGTGGTCTCCTTCGTGGCGGAGCGGATGTTCGTCGCGGCCTTCCTCTTGGTGGGGTTGCAGGGAAGGTCGTTGCCGCGGCTGTGTTCGCCCACCACCATTCCCTCGTAGATCCGGTCTCCCGGCTCGACGAAGAGCACACCCCGGGGCTGAAGGTTCTCGAGCTGGTACGACGTGGCCTCTCCCGTGTCCATGCTCACCAGGGAGCCCCGGGTGCGCCCGGTCACGTCGCCACGCCACAGATCGTAGCCGATGACCCGGGAGGACATGATCCCCAGTCCCCGGGTGTCGGTGAGAAATTCGTTGCGGTAGCCGATGAGCCCTCGGGTGGGGATGGTGAACTCCAGACGCAGTGTCCCCGTGCCGAGGATGGCCACGCTGGTGAGTTCGCCCTTGCGGCGGGCGAGTTTTTCGATGACGACGCCCTGATACTCCTCGGGAACGTCCACCACGAGCTGTTCCATGGGCTCCAGGAGATTTCCCTCCTCGTCGGTGCGGGTGATCACCTCCGGGCGGGAGACGCAGAGTTCGAGCCCTTCCCGGCGCATCTCCTCGATGAGGATGCCCAGGTGCAGTTCGCCCCGCCCCGACACCTTGAGCCCGTCGGCGCGGCCCAGATCCTCCACCCGGAGGGCCACGTTCGTCTTCTGCTCCCGTTCCAGGCGTTCCCGGATCTGGCGCAGCGTCACCGCCTTCCCCTCCTGCCCGGAGAAGGGGCCGGAGTTGACGAGAAAGAACATGGACACCGTGGGCTCCTCGATCTCCAGAGGAGGGAGGCACGCCTCGGGCGTCTCCGGCGCGGCGAAGGTGTCGCCGATGCCGATCTCCTCCGATCCGGCGATCCAGACGATGTCCCCGGCGCTCGCTTCTTCCAGAGGCACCCGCTCCAGTCCCCGGGTTCCCCAGAGGTGAACGCAGCGCTCCGGCGAGGTGCTCACCTTTTCCCAGGCGGTGCGCTTCGGGTCCTTCCAGCGCACGGCGGAGCGCAGGAAATCCGCTCCCTTCCGGATGGATCCCTGGAGAATCTTGCCGCAGCCGATGCGGCCGATGTAGTCGCTCCATTCGAGGGTGCTCACCTGCATCAGAAACGGCGCCGACAGATCCGCCCGGGGGGCGGGCACGTGCTCCACGATGGCCTCGAAGAGGCGGTCCATGCCGTTCCGGGGGTCCTTGTCGAGGTCGCGCACCATCCAGCCGTGCAGCCCCGATCCGTAGAGCACGGGGAAATCCGCCTGCTCGTCCGTGGCGCCCAGTTCGAGAAAGAGGTCGAAGGTGCGGCTGAGGGCGTCGTCGGGGGAGGCGTTGGGGCGGTCCACCTTGTTCACGATGACCAGGGGGCGGTAGCCGAGGGCGAGAGCCCGCATGAGCACGTAGCGGGTCTGGGGCATCGGGCCTTCGCAGGCGTCAACCAGAAGGAGCACCGAATCCACCATGGAGAGGACCCGCTCCACCTCGCCGGAGAAATCCGCGTGTCCCGGCGTGTCCACGATGTTGATCCGGTAGTTCTGCCATTCCACGGTGCAGTGTTTGGAGCGGATGGTGATACCCCGTTCCCGTTCCAGGTCGCCCGAATCCATGAAGCGCTCGGAGACGCGGGCGTTGTCCCGGAAGACGTGGGCGGCGCGGAAGATGCCGTCGATGAGAGTGGTCTTGCCGTGGTCGATGTGGGCCACGATGGCTACATTGCGGATGCCTTCCGCTCGGGGAAATGTCGAATCCATGGGAGTTCCTGCCTTTCTTCTCTTCGTAGGAAGTGCGAAATGTTCCGGCGGTCGCGCCGCGTGCCGGAATCCGACAAATGATCATTATACCTCGAAAAAATGACGAATTGGTCTCGGAAATCTGTCGAAAAATCCGTCGAACCTCCTGTGGTAATTTTTCTCCGGATTCGGTAGGATATCCGATGTCGTGCCGCAACAACGCGGGTATCATGGGACGGCTTCGGAAACAAGGCGTCTCCAACACATATCGGTGGGAGGAATTCGTATATGTCAAAGGCAGGAAGGTTTTTCCAGGTTTCGTTCATGCTCGTCTGTGCTCTGCTGCTCCTGGCGTCCGGAGGATTCGCCGCGGAGACCAAGGCGTCCCCCGACGTAGCTCCCGAGGGCTCCGTCTCCGATCAGGACATGACCGATCCCGAGCGGGTTCTCGCCAAGGTGGGCGACGTGGAGATCAAGGTGAAGGACGTGGAGGAGGTCATCGCCTCCCTGGATCCTCAGCGGGCGGCGTTCTTCAACAGCCCTCTGGGTCGCGGCAAGGTGGTGGAGCAGCTTGTCAACCGGAACCTCTTCTACCTCTACGGCAAGGAACTCAAGGTTGACCAGAGTGACGAGTTCAAGGCCGAGCTGGAGAAGATCAAGCGCGAGATGATGAGCCACTTCGCCCTCCAGAAGGCATTGGACGAGATCAAGATCTCCGACGAGGAGATCAAGAAGTACTACGACGAACACAAGACGGAGTTCGTGGTCCCCGAGAGCATCCGGGCGAGCCACATTCTCGTCGCCAGCGAGGACAAGGCGAAGGAGATCGTCAAGGAGATCAAGGACGGCAAGATCACCTTCGAGGCCGCCGCGGTGGCGTACTCCAGCTGCCCCTCCAAGGAGGCGAGCGGCGACCTGGGCTTCTTCGGAAAAGGCCAGATGGTGCCCGAGTTCGAGAACGCCGCCTTCGCCCTGAAAAAGAGCGGTGACATGAGCGATCCCGTGCAGTCCCAGTTCGGTTGGCACATCATCAGGCTCACGGAGCGCAAGGATTCGGCCCAGAAATCCCTCGACGACGTGAAGGAGCAGATCCGGCAGATTCTTGCCGGGGAGCGGCAGCGCAAGGTCTACGAAGAAAAGCTCGCGGAGCTGAAGAAGACCTACAACGTG
Proteins encoded in this region:
- a CDS encoding peptidylprolyl isomerase — protein: MSKAGRFFQVSFMLVCALLLLASGGFAAETKASPDVAPEGSVSDQDMTDPERVLAKVGDVEIKVKDVEEVIASLDPQRAAFFNSPLGRGKVVEQLVNRNLFYLYGKELKVDQSDEFKAELEKIKREMMSHFALQKALDEIKISDEEIKKYYDEHKTEFVVPESIRASHILVASEDKAKEIVKEIKDGKITFEAAAVAYSSCPSKEASGDLGFFGKGQMVPEFENAAFALKKSGDMSDPVQSQFGWHIIRLTERKDSAQKSLDDVKEQIRQILAGERQRKVYEEKLAELKKTYNVQTF
- the typA gene encoding translational GTPase TypA is translated as MDSTFPRAEGIRNVAIVAHIDHGKTTLIDGIFRAAHVFRDNARVSERFMDSGDLERERGITIRSKHCTVEWQNYRINIVDTPGHADFSGEVERVLSMVDSVLLLVDACEGPMPQTRYVLMRALALGYRPLVIVNKVDRPNASPDDALSRTFDLFLELGATDEQADFPVLYGSGLHGWMVRDLDKDPRNGMDRLFEAIVEHVPAPRADLSAPFLMQVSTLEWSDYIGRIGCGKILQGSIRKGADFLRSAVRWKDPKRTAWEKVSTSPERCVHLWGTRGLERVPLEEASAGDIVWIAGSEEIGIGDTFAAPETPEACLPPLEIEEPTVSMFFLVNSGPFSGQEGKAVTLRQIRERLEREQKTNVALRVEDLGRADGLKVSGRGELHLGILIEEMRREGLELCVSRPEVITRTDEEGNLLEPMEQLVVDVPEEYQGVVIEKLARRKGELTSVAILGTGTLRLEFTIPTRGLIGYRNEFLTDTRGLGIMSSRVIGYDLWRGDVTGRTRGSLVSMDTGEATSYQLENLQPRGVLFVEPGDRIYEGMVVGEHSRGNDLPCNPTKRKAATNIRSATKETTVVLNVPRKMSLDAALEWIADDELVEITPRSIRIRKAVLDAETRKKIERKRQQEEGRTA